The genomic stretch AGACCATTCAAGGATAAATTCTGAACTCCTTAAAAGGCTGCTTAATTTTGTGGAAGATAAAATAAAAAATTCCAGAATTGATGCAGTAATTATCTCTGATTATAAAAAGGGTGTTGTAAGCAGGGAACTTATAAAGGGAATACTCAGGCTCTCAAAACCTTCTGGTATATTTGTATCAGTTGACCCCAAGGTAGGACATTTTGCATTTTACAGGGGTGTTTCCATAATAACTCCAAATCTTAAGGAGGCATCAGAGGGCTCTGGAATAGAGATAAAGGATGAGACCACACTCCTAAGAGCAGGAAAAAAGCTGCTTAGAACCCTTTCCCTTGAGGCAGTGCTTATCACAAGAGGTGAAGAAGGAATGAGCCTCTTTATGAAGGAAAAAGAAAAGAGTGACAGTATAAAGCATCATTACATACCTACAAGGGCAAAGAAGGTCTTTGATGTTACAGGAGCAGGAGATACAGTTATTGCAACCTTCACCCTTGCCCGTGCA from Thermodesulfovibrionales bacterium encodes the following:
- the rfaE1 gene encoding D-glycero-beta-D-manno-heptose-7-phosphate kinase, producing the protein MKNIERLIERFSKSSILVIGDLILDRYIWGKVSRVSPEAPVPVVEVTKEDFLLGGAANVAANIVSLGGRVYIAGVTGNDRAREVLLKLMEEKGIDTSGVVADKRPTTVKTRVIAHHQQVVRFDKEDHSRINSELLKRLLNFVEDKIKNSRIDAVIISDYKKGVVSRELIKGILRLSKPSGIFVSVDPKVGHFAFYRGVSIITPNLKEASEGSGIEIKDETTLLRAGKKLLRTLSLEAVLITRGEEGMSLFMKEKEKSDSIKHHYIPTRAKKVFDVTGAGDTVIATFTLARASGASMIEACEIANYAAGIVVGEIGTATVTPEQLKEAMKC